In one window of Prevotella sp. E13-17 DNA:
- a CDS encoding glycoside hydrolase N-terminal domain-containing protein gives MKGLLTIIGLLATAIGHCQQTMSLWYNHPATYFEESLPLGNGRLGALIYGDTQDDIIQLNDITLWSGKPIDRQEDAGVSKWIPEIRKALFNEDYSKADSLQLHVQGHNSSYYMPLATMHIVDYDATSDVTGYRRSLSLDSATAHTVYHKGDITFKREYLASAPDQLIAIRLTASQPRQINVEVRLTSLLSHRVKAKGDQLTLTGHATGNEKETIHFCTMLQVNHREGSVEATDSTLQLTGVSEAVIYLVNETSFNGFDKHPVKEGAPYINNAIDRLWHTHNVTFDEVKQRHLADYSEFFSRASLRLGKETYDNTKPTDELLKTYHQGNDAADRYLETLYFQYGRYLLISSSRTPSVPANLQGLWNPHLQAPWRGNYTININLEENYWPAFAANLQEMSLPIDGFVQALAKNGHYTSYNYYGINRGWSAGHNSDIWAMANPVGEKNEKPEWANWPLGGAWLVETLWEKYLFTQDEQYLKTIAYPLMKGAADFCLEWLIENPHNPQELITAPSTSPENEYITDKGYHGMTCYGGTADLAIIRELFINTIAAGQLCGDDVTALQQALPRLHPYTIGKDGDLNEWYYDWRDYDLHHRHQSHLIGLYPGHHISASADDAHRGYDGKAESLLAACEQTLIQKGEKTTGWSTGWRINLWARLHNGEQAFHIYQKLLEYVPAGPRRKGQGGGTYPNLFDAHPPFQIDGNFGGTAGVCEMLLQSEVQFEAEPRTTIELLPALPGAWSDGEVRGIRARGGYEITITWKGGKVTSATIKADKGGLITVKYNGKHKTFRMKSKQIKKLNG, from the coding sequence ATGAAAGGACTGCTTACCATCATCGGTTTGCTGGCAACGGCCATTGGTCATTGTCAGCAGACCATGAGTTTATGGTACAACCATCCTGCCACATACTTCGAAGAGTCATTGCCTTTAGGCAACGGTCGATTAGGTGCACTGATCTATGGCGACACTCAGGACGACATCATCCAACTGAACGACATCACCCTTTGGAGCGGAAAACCCATCGACCGACAGGAAGATGCTGGTGTCTCGAAATGGATTCCCGAAATCCGTAAGGCTCTGTTCAACGAAGATTACAGCAAGGCAGACTCCCTTCAGTTGCACGTTCAAGGCCATAACTCGAGCTACTACATGCCACTGGCCACCATGCATATCGTGGACTACGATGCAACAAGCGACGTGACGGGTTATCGCCGGTCGCTCAGTCTGGACTCTGCCACCGCCCATACTGTATATCATAAAGGTGACATCACGTTCAAACGTGAGTATCTGGCTTCGGCTCCCGACCAGCTGATAGCCATCCGTCTGACAGCTTCGCAACCCCGACAGATCAATGTTGAAGTACGACTCACCTCATTGCTCAGTCACCGTGTGAAGGCTAAAGGCGATCAACTCACCCTGACGGGACACGCCACAGGCAACGAGAAAGAGACCATCCACTTCTGCACAATGCTTCAAGTGAACCATCGTGAGGGCAGCGTAGAAGCAACCGACAGCACCCTGCAGCTGACAGGTGTCAGCGAAGCTGTCATCTATTTGGTCAATGAAACAAGCTTCAATGGCTTCGACAAGCATCCGGTCAAAGAAGGCGCACCTTATATCAACAATGCCATCGACCGACTCTGGCACACCCACAACGTGACCTTTGACGAGGTGAAGCAACGACATCTGGCAGACTATTCGGAGTTTTTTAGCCGAGCCAGCCTGAGACTCGGCAAAGAGACTTACGACAACACCAAGCCTACCGACGAACTGCTGAAGACCTATCACCAAGGCAACGATGCCGCCGACCGCTATCTGGAGACCCTTTACTTCCAGTATGGACGCTATTTGCTCATCAGCAGTTCACGCACACCGTCGGTTCCAGCCAACCTGCAAGGTCTGTGGAACCCCCACCTTCAGGCGCCATGGCGTGGCAACTATACCATTAATATCAACCTGGAGGAAAACTATTGGCCCGCTTTTGCCGCCAACCTGCAAGAGATGTCACTGCCTATCGATGGATTCGTACAGGCCTTGGCCAAGAATGGTCACTACACCTCGTACAACTATTATGGCATCAACCGTGGTTGGTCGGCTGGTCATAACAGCGACATCTGGGCCATGGCCAATCCCGTTGGCGAAAAGAACGAAAAACCCGAATGGGCCAACTGGCCACTGGGTGGCGCGTGGCTGGTTGAGACACTCTGGGAAAAATATCTCTTTACGCAAGACGAACAGTACCTTAAGACCATCGCCTATCCTTTGATGAAAGGCGCTGCCGACTTCTGTCTGGAATGGCTCATAGAGAATCCACACAACCCACAGGAGCTCATCACCGCACCCAGCACCTCGCCCGAAAACGAATATATCACCGACAAGGGTTATCATGGCATGACTTGTTATGGCGGTACTGCCGACCTGGCTATCATCCGCGAGCTGTTCATCAACACCATCGCTGCGGGACAACTGTGTGGCGATGACGTCACTGCACTGCAACAAGCGCTGCCACGCCTCCACCCTTACACCATCGGAAAAGATGGCGACCTCAACGAGTGGTACTACGACTGGCGCGACTACGACCTGCACCACCGCCATCAAAGTCATCTCATCGGACTGTATCCAGGTCATCATATCAGTGCTTCTGCCGATGACGCACATAGAGGTTATGACGGAAAAGCAGAATCATTGCTTGCAGCCTGCGAACAAACGCTCATTCAAAAGGGCGAGAAAACCACTGGTTGGAGCACTGGCTGGCGCATCAACTTGTGGGCACGCCTGCACAATGGCGAGCAGGCCTTCCACATCTATCAAAAACTTTTGGAGTACGTTCCTGCCGGACCGCGCCGCAAAGGTCAGGGTGGCGGCACCTACCCCAACCTGTTTGACGCCCATCCTCCCTTCCAGATTGACGGCAACTTCGGTGGCACCGCTGGTGTTTGCGAGATGTTATTGCAGAGCGAAGTGCAGTTCGAGGCAGAACCTCGAACCACGATAGAACTGCTGCCAGCCCTTCCCGGTGCATGGTCTGACGGAGAAGTCAGGGGCATACGTGCCCGTGGTGGCTACGAGATAACCATCACATGGAAAGGGGGCAAGGTGACTTCGGCCACCATCAAAGCAGACAAGGGAGGACTTATTACTGTGAAATACAACGGGAAGCACAAGACCTTCCGCATGAAATCAAAGCAAATAAAGAAACTTAATGGATAG